Proteins found in one Corynebacterium sanguinis genomic segment:
- a CDS encoding 2'-5' RNA ligase, whose amino-acid sequence MQSTSPENILLRLAREQEQQVVRIYEELARRGFPQQHQRPHVTVTFAQTMRTSVVGEAAVLLPPLLPAELERVGTVVFGTKSKQTVAWLLEAPDSLDDAARRLSAMNPDGRGPRWIPHLTMGLRLPKAIVPAYIEALAEVTNPHLRSLTAEVAAFYQPQLGAELVL is encoded by the coding sequence GTGCAGTCCACGTCGCCGGAGAACATCCTGCTGCGTCTTGCCCGCGAGCAAGAGCAGCAGGTTGTTCGTATTTACGAGGAGTTGGCGCGCCGCGGCTTCCCGCAGCAACACCAGCGCCCACACGTGACGGTGACGTTCGCGCAAACCATGCGCACGAGCGTGGTGGGGGAGGCCGCGGTGCTCCTGCCCCCGCTGTTACCCGCCGAGCTCGAGCGCGTGGGCACGGTCGTCTTCGGGACCAAGAGCAAGCAAACCGTCGCCTGGCTGCTCGAAGCGCCAGATTCGCTTGACGACGCCGCCCGGCGCTTAAGCGCAATGAACCCCGATGGCCGCGGCCCGCGCTGGATCCCCCACCTGACGATGGGGTTGCGCCTACCGAAGGCGATAGTGCCCGCCTACATCGAGGCGCTCGCCGAGGTGACGAATCCGCACCTGCGGTCGCTGACCGCCGAGGTAGCCGCGTTTTATCAGCCGCAGCTCGGGGCGGAACTCGTGCTCTAA
- a CDS encoding hotdog fold domain-containing protein has translation MTFTAHAATPNQIAKLWERVSASPVKRGLFSAFYALKAPYFRTVLPRIQELVPGSHCTVRIPKWWGVNNHIGTFHAIAALNGAEAAMGLLAEATVPPTHRWIPRGMHADYPAKSTGGLTVTAAAQWPDFSTITRDSGGQLVTVACTLVDDAGTTAVTADIDIWISKRS, from the coding sequence ATGACTTTCACCGCGCACGCCGCCACACCGAACCAGATTGCGAAACTGTGGGAAAGGGTCTCGGCTTCTCCCGTCAAACGCGGGTTGTTTTCGGCCTTCTACGCCCTCAAGGCACCCTACTTCCGGACTGTGCTCCCCCGGATCCAGGAACTCGTCCCGGGCAGCCACTGCACCGTCCGCATCCCGAAGTGGTGGGGCGTGAACAACCACATCGGAACTTTCCACGCGATTGCCGCGCTCAACGGTGCTGAGGCCGCGATGGGTCTATTGGCAGAGGCCACCGTGCCGCCGACGCACCGTTGGATTCCGCGCGGCATGCACGCGGATTACCCGGCGAAGTCCACCGGGGGCCTCACCGTCACAGCTGCGGCACAGTGGCCCGACTTCTCCACAATCACCCGCGACAGTGGCGGGCAGTTGGTCACCGTCGCATGTACGCTTGTCGACGACGCGGGCACGACAGCCGTCACCGCAGACATAGATATCTGGATCAGCAAAAGGTCGTAG
- a CDS encoding SulP family inorganic anion transporter, whose product MTNPPLSTATTDDRVRYRGQASIREAVRDPRTLLREVLAGLVVALALIPEAISFSIIAGVDPKVGLYSSVIMAITIAVVGGRPAMISAATGAIALVVAPVAREYGMDYLVATVLLGGLFQIVLAALGVAKLMRFIPRSVMVGFVNSLAILIFMAQLPQLIDVPLAVYPLVALGLAILVLLPRVTTAIPAPLVSIVVVTAIVLVFALNVPTVGDQGELPRSLPELFIPNIPLTLETLRIIAPYALGLALVGLMESLMTAKLVDDITDTHSDKTRESWGQGVANIASGLFGGMGGCAMIGQTMINVKVSGARTRISTLLAGVFLLILIVALSDVVATIPMAALVAVMIMVSVGTFDWHSVSPATLRRMPRSETFVMAVTVAVVVTTHNLAIGVIVGVLTASVMFVRRVSHLFSVRRESDAETARYFVDGQLLFASSNDLTTAFEYTSDPDRVVIDLSRSHIWDASTVAALDAIEAKYERYGKTVEITGMNDFTNSFHARLTRELGGDS is encoded by the coding sequence ATGACGAATCCCCCGCTCAGCACGGCGACCACCGATGACCGCGTCCGCTACCGCGGGCAGGCGTCGATACGCGAAGCCGTGCGCGATCCACGCACGCTGCTGCGCGAGGTGCTTGCCGGGCTGGTAGTCGCGCTCGCGCTGATTCCCGAAGCGATCTCCTTTTCCATCATCGCCGGAGTGGACCCGAAGGTTGGCCTGTATTCGTCGGTGATCATGGCCATCACCATCGCGGTTGTCGGCGGGCGGCCCGCGATGATTTCGGCGGCGACCGGGGCGATTGCGCTCGTCGTCGCGCCGGTGGCGCGCGAGTACGGCATGGATTACTTGGTCGCCACCGTTTTGCTCGGCGGCCTTTTTCAAATCGTGCTTGCCGCACTAGGTGTGGCTAAGTTGATGCGCTTCATTCCGCGCAGTGTGATGGTCGGCTTCGTCAACTCGCTGGCGATTCTCATCTTCATGGCGCAGCTGCCGCAGCTTATCGACGTCCCCCTCGCCGTCTACCCGCTCGTCGCCCTTGGCTTGGCCATCCTCGTGCTGTTGCCGCGCGTGACCACGGCCATTCCCGCGCCGCTGGTCTCCATTGTGGTCGTCACGGCGATTGTGCTGGTGTTCGCCCTTAACGTGCCTACCGTCGGCGACCAGGGAGAGCTACCGCGCAGCCTGCCGGAGCTGTTCATTCCGAACATTCCACTGACACTCGAGACGCTTCGGATCATCGCCCCCTACGCCCTCGGCCTCGCGCTCGTCGGACTCATGGAATCTCTCATGACGGCCAAGCTTGTCGACGACATCACCGACACGCATTCCGACAAGACCCGCGAATCGTGGGGACAGGGCGTGGCCAACATCGCCTCCGGCCTCTTTGGCGGCATGGGCGGCTGCGCAATGATCGGCCAGACCATGATTAACGTCAAGGTCTCCGGGGCGCGCACGAGGATCTCGACGTTGCTTGCGGGTGTCTTCCTGCTCATCCTGATCGTTGCGCTCAGCGATGTGGTCGCGACAATCCCGATGGCGGCTCTCGTCGCCGTGATGATCATGGTGTCCGTGGGCACGTTCGACTGGCACTCGGTCTCACCCGCAACGCTGAGGCGGATGCCACGCAGCGAGACGTTCGTCATGGCTGTCACCGTCGCGGTTGTCGTGACAACGCACAACCTCGCCATCGGCGTGATCGTCGGCGTTCTCACAGCATCCGTGATGTTCGTCCGGCGGGTGTCCCACCTCTTTTCAGTCCGCCGCGAATCTGACGCCGAAACCGCCCGCTACTTCGTCGACGGGCAGTTGCTGTTCGCGTCAAGCAACGACCTGACCACGGCGTTTGAATACACGAGCGATCCGGACCGTGTTGTGATTGATCTGTCCCGCTCACACATTTGGGATGCCTCCACCGTCGCCGCCCTCGACGCGATTGAAGCGAAGTACGAGCGCTACGGCAAGACGGTGGAGATCACGGGCATGAACGATTTCACAAACTCGTTCCACGCCCGGCTCACCCGCGAGCTGGGTGGGGATTCTTAG
- a CDS encoding DUF6764 family protein — translation MSITSSVRRASISLTVAAGAAALGIGTAAAAPAPSPIPQPTLGNVQFAGALPEQIATNGNAAATAANAIALGVSVDGGRAVANATNFSGPAAIAVGPASHAEAWGVNPGLAIAVAGPNSTVRVSGTEPTQCSGEWGLAGDFQTLTGCVVYITPNGAVNVPLDSRPLLNSSR, via the coding sequence ATGAGCATCACCTCGTCTGTGCGACGCGCATCCATCTCCCTCACTGTTGCAGCCGGCGCTGCAGCACTCGGCATCGGCACCGCCGCGGCAGCCCCCGCACCTTCCCCGATTCCGCAACCCACCCTGGGCAACGTCCAGTTCGCGGGTGCGCTTCCGGAGCAGATCGCTACTAACGGCAACGCTGCAGCCACCGCGGCGAACGCAATTGCCCTGGGCGTGTCCGTCGATGGCGGCCGCGCGGTCGCCAACGCAACCAACTTTTCCGGCCCCGCGGCCATCGCCGTCGGCCCGGCCTCTCACGCCGAGGCGTGGGGCGTGAACCCGGGCCTGGCGATCGCGGTTGCTGGCCCGAACAGCACCGTTCGCGTTTCCGGCACCGAGCCGACCCAGTGCTCCGGCGAGTGGGGCCTGGCGGGCGACTTCCAGACCCTGACGGGCTGCGTGGTCTACATAACCCCGAACGGTGCGGTTAACGTTCCGCTGGATTCCCGTCCGCTGCTGAACTCCTCCCGCTAA
- a CDS encoding sigma-70 family RNA polymerase sigma factor: MAEDVAHDAWLNVWDCAAAFDPVRGSAAGWIMSLVHRRAVDTVRRIEAGRARERLDAQRTPPESHPSGEDIAALNEARRTVRDCMEAISERQKEALSLAYFEGFTHSEIASTLGIETSAVKSRIRKALAGLRRCLGNEQF, from the coding sequence CTGGCTGAGGATGTCGCCCACGACGCGTGGCTCAACGTGTGGGACTGCGCGGCTGCGTTCGACCCGGTGCGCGGCTCTGCCGCCGGTTGGATCATGTCGTTGGTGCATCGCCGCGCCGTCGACACGGTTCGCCGCATCGAGGCGGGACGAGCGCGCGAGCGTCTCGACGCCCAACGCACCCCACCCGAGTCGCACCCCAGTGGGGAAGACATCGCGGCACTCAATGAGGCCCGCCGCACCGTGCGCGACTGCATGGAGGCCATCTCAGAACGCCAGAAGGAGGCGCTCTCCTTGGCGTACTTCGAGGGTTTTACCCACAGTGAGATCGCCTCTACGCTGGGGATTGAGACAAGCGCCGTCAAATCCAGGATCCGTAAAGCTCTCGCCGGCCTGAGGAGGTGTCTGGGCAATGAACAGTTCTGA
- a CDS encoding anti-sigma factor has protein sequence MNSSDSAPADVEGIAALVATSALSEDEARSRWPEATRSPQFDHWLAIHRDTLAAVSAPEATPAPAGLRKRLLREVAQRSHEPRSTRAPWFFGAAAAAAIVVGAGAWVAFNPTQEQAEVYAANVADGTLTITLEPGGDVARLELDNVPPPPEGTVYQMWVSTSDGARSLGSMGPADVTDHTQVEVGGFRDASEFMITAEAGGAAEAPSEPLVLVPLD, from the coding sequence ATGAACAGTTCTGACTCCGCACCAGCGGATGTCGAGGGAATCGCCGCGCTGGTGGCAACCTCGGCGCTGAGCGAGGATGAGGCGCGTTCGCGCTGGCCTGAGGCGACGAGGTCGCCGCAGTTCGACCACTGGCTCGCGATCCACCGCGATACCCTGGCCGCCGTGTCCGCACCAGAGGCCACCCCAGCACCCGCTGGGTTGCGCAAGCGGCTTCTCCGCGAAGTGGCCCAACGCTCCCATGAGCCGCGCAGCACGCGCGCGCCGTGGTTCTTCGGCGCAGCCGCGGCCGCGGCGATAGTGGTTGGCGCGGGGGCGTGGGTCGCGTTCAACCCAACCCAGGAGCAGGCCGAAGTGTACGCCGCTAACGTGGCTGATGGGACGTTGACGATCACGCTTGAACCAGGCGGAGACGTCGCCCGCCTCGAGCTCGACAATGTGCCACCTCCCCCAGAGGGCACCGTGTACCAGATGTGGGTTAGCACCTCCGATGGCGCCCGCTCGCTGGGTTCCATGGGTCCCGCTGATGTCACTGACCACACGCAGGTCGAGGTGGGGGGCTTCCGGGATGCCTCGGAGTTCATGATCACTGCCGAAGCAGGCGGGGCCGCCGAGGCCCCCTCCGAGCCGCTGGTTCTGGTTCCGTTGGACTAG
- a CDS encoding ATP-grasp domain-containing protein yields the protein MDDNAIGFSVAGIELNPSLVLGWVLDDLLLLGMAHLDAFAAAGIPVINHALTLFRAQDKAVCSAHLASHGIAGYPVITGRDPDALERWLQETGRSVMKPVSGFGGEGLTLIDNPADARVAVDKLKNAPASYYAVPYINNPGRDIRVYTVNHHPVFAMYRYAPDGGWITNVRAGGGIAMCPLTAEIASLAEKASRACGTLIGGVDIGENTTTGGLVVYEVNSCPTLEPPVIEQVALFLADAARDYDSALRAWRPSAIYDTLNEDPALFHPSKHAQLRR from the coding sequence ATGGATGACAACGCAATTGGCTTTTCCGTAGCCGGGATAGAGCTCAACCCGAGCCTCGTCTTGGGCTGGGTGCTCGACGACCTCCTGCTGCTCGGTATGGCCCACCTCGACGCGTTCGCCGCCGCCGGCATCCCTGTAATCAACCACGCCCTGACGCTCTTTCGCGCCCAGGACAAAGCTGTGTGTAGCGCCCATCTAGCGTCGCACGGTATCGCGGGCTACCCCGTCATCACCGGCCGTGACCCGGACGCCCTCGAAAGGTGGCTGCAAGAGACGGGGCGGAGCGTGATGAAACCAGTTTCCGGTTTCGGCGGCGAAGGGCTTACGCTTATCGACAATCCCGCTGACGCCAGGGTGGCCGTCGATAAGCTAAAAAATGCGCCCGCAAGCTATTACGCGGTGCCCTACATCAACAACCCAGGGCGCGATATCAGGGTCTACACCGTCAACCATCACCCCGTGTTCGCCATGTACCGCTACGCCCCCGACGGCGGCTGGATCACAAACGTCCGCGCAGGTGGCGGTATTGCAATGTGCCCGCTCACCGCCGAGATCGCCTCCCTGGCGGAGAAAGCGTCGCGGGCGTGCGGCACCCTGATCGGTGGCGTGGACATCGGTGAAAACACGACAACGGGTGGATTGGTCGTCTACGAGGTAAACTCGTGCCCCACGTTGGAACCCCCGGTGATCGAGCAAGTGGCGCTCTTCCTCGCCGACGCTGCCCGCGACTACGACTCTGCCTTGCGAGCGTGGCGGCCTTCCGCCATCTACGACACGCTGAATGAGGATCCCGCGCTCTTCCACCCCAGCAAACACGCCCAGCTCCGCCGCTGA
- a CDS encoding DHA2 family efflux MFS transporter permease subunit → MMIGFFMILVDSTVVAVAIPAITAAFDASYNAVIWVNSAYLLAYAVPLLITGRLGDRFGPRTLYLAGLALFTVSSLACGLAHNIEALIVARAFQGLGGAMVTPQTMSVMIRTFSPRERGGAMGVWGATAGVATITGPLLGGLLVDAAGWAWIFFVNVPIGINGLVLALRFVPKLDNTARSFDWAGVVISAIGMFCLIFGIQEAERLEWSWPAWALIGAGLAFLAGFAVWQRHMTGEPLVPPSLFSDRNYTLAALAVFTVGFAISTYIIPWMIYIQQARGFSPTHAALLILPAGVVSGALAPYVGKLTNTMPPKPFAIAGLALTGVSIVLMALITNSAVNPNWLLAISVVSGLGNSMMWGPLSMIATRNLDPRLAGAGSSVYNTVRQVGAVIGSAAIATLMTAQLNRHMGPGAGDDAFARAMSNSMWLPAIVILAGAAIATGFARTRTWDD, encoded by the coding sequence ATGATGATCGGCTTTTTCATGATCCTCGTCGATTCGACCGTTGTCGCCGTCGCCATCCCCGCCATCACCGCAGCGTTCGACGCCTCCTACAACGCGGTCATCTGGGTCAATAGCGCCTACCTCCTCGCCTACGCGGTCCCCCTGCTGATCACGGGCAGGCTCGGCGACCGCTTCGGCCCGCGCACTCTCTACCTCGCGGGACTGGCCCTGTTCACGGTATCGTCGCTCGCTTGCGGATTAGCTCACAACATCGAAGCCCTCATCGTGGCCCGCGCATTTCAGGGCCTCGGCGGAGCGATGGTAACCCCGCAGACAATGAGTGTGATGATCCGCACTTTCTCACCGCGCGAGCGCGGGGGCGCGATGGGCGTGTGGGGTGCGACTGCGGGTGTCGCCACGATCACGGGACCCCTTCTCGGCGGTTTGCTTGTCGACGCCGCCGGCTGGGCGTGGATCTTCTTCGTCAACGTCCCCATCGGCATCAACGGTCTCGTTCTCGCCCTGCGCTTCGTGCCGAAGCTCGATAACACCGCTAGGTCCTTCGACTGGGCTGGCGTGGTGATCAGCGCCATCGGTATGTTCTGCCTCATCTTCGGTATTCAGGAGGCGGAGCGCCTGGAGTGGTCCTGGCCGGCGTGGGCGCTCATCGGCGCGGGCCTGGCCTTCCTCGCCGGGTTCGCCGTTTGGCAGCGCCACATGACAGGAGAACCTCTGGTGCCCCCGTCACTGTTCAGCGACAGAAACTACACCCTGGCGGCCTTGGCTGTCTTCACCGTCGGTTTCGCGATTTCCACCTACATCATCCCGTGGATGATCTACATCCAGCAGGCCCGGGGCTTTTCGCCCACCCACGCGGCGCTGCTCATTCTGCCGGCGGGTGTGGTGTCCGGGGCGCTTGCCCCGTACGTCGGCAAGCTGACGAACACGATGCCGCCGAAGCCGTTCGCTATCGCCGGCCTTGCGCTGACCGGAGTGTCGATCGTGCTCATGGCGCTGATCACCAACTCGGCCGTCAACCCGAACTGGCTGCTCGCCATCTCGGTAGTCAGCGGGTTGGGCAACTCGATGATGTGGGGGCCGTTGTCGATGATCGCCACGCGCAACCTCGACCCGCGGCTTGCAGGTGCGGGTTCCTCTGTGTACAACACCGTGCGTCAAGTGGGCGCGGTCATCGGCTCCGCCGCCATTGCCACGTTGATGACGGCGCAGCTCAACCGCCACATGGGCCCCGGCGCGGGCGACGACGCCTTCGCCCGGGCCATGAGCAACTCGATGTGGCTGCCCGCCATCGTCATCCTCGCCGGTGCCGCAATCGCCACCGGGTTCGCTCGGACCAGGACGTGGGATGACTAA
- a CDS encoding VOC family protein → MAQTVPYLSFHGNATEMFGYYHSIFGGELKIMTYGEQMNNGAEFPFEAPRYAVAHGTLTGVFNLAGGDDLEDNSGVLNRGDFSFVVEVDSVDEGNRIIEALTRDGGRVTMPFMQAPWGDHYGQCEDKYGMAWHVSTAA, encoded by the coding sequence ATGGCACAGACCGTCCCGTATCTCTCGTTCCACGGCAACGCAACTGAAATGTTCGGCTACTACCATTCCATCTTCGGCGGCGAGCTCAAGATCATGACCTACGGCGAGCAGATGAACAATGGCGCCGAGTTCCCCTTCGAGGCGCCGCGCTACGCAGTCGCGCACGGCACGTTGACCGGAGTCTTCAACCTCGCCGGCGGCGACGACCTGGAGGATAACTCCGGCGTGCTCAACCGAGGCGACTTCTCCTTCGTCGTCGAGGTCGATTCAGTGGATGAGGGCAACCGCATCATCGAGGCGCTGACGCGGGACGGCGGCCGGGTGACGATGCCATTCATGCAGGCTCCGTGGGGTGACCACTATGGCCAGTGCGAGGACAAGTACGGCATGGCCTGGCACGTTTCTACCGCCGCCTAA